DNA from Triticum aestivum cultivar Chinese Spring chromosome 7D, IWGSC CS RefSeq v2.1, whole genome shotgun sequence:
cacacaaagtgttcctccggtattcgggagttgcataatctcatagtcataggaacatgtataagtcatgaagaaagcaatagcaatatactaaacgatcaagtgctaagctaacggaatgggtcaagtcaatcacatcattctctaatgatgtgatcccgttaatcaaatgacaactcatgtctatggctaggaaacttaaccatctttgattcaacgagctagtcaagtagaggcatactagtgacactctgtttgtctatgtattcacacatgtactaagtttccggttaatacgattctagcatgaataataaacatttatcatgatataaggaaatataaataacaacttcattattgcctctagggtatatttccttcatgcGCACCTGTGCGTGGCGGGTAGCACGTTGGAGAGCAGTGGGGGCTGCGGGCCGCCGCAGAATCCGTCGCCATGAACATGGTCGTGGTTGGGCCGACTGTGGCCGGCAGCGGCTGGGCTAGGCAGGGGCGAGGTACGCGTCGtcccagaggagaaggaaagaaaagggaggaggaaggagatggtACACGGGGCAGCGGTGGTCACCGGCTCTTCACCGAACCTGCCGTGGCCGCCGAGCTCTTCACCGAAGCCGCCGGGACGTCGGAGCCGAGCGAAGAGCTGGACATGCAGGTGGCGGATCCGACGCTCGCTCGCTCCACTGTGGCCCTGCCATCTGCCGGAAGCAGCGCGAGTGCGGCTGCTGCTCGCGTGGCCTTGAAGGCTGGCGGCGTGCCCAGGCCCTGTCGTGGTATCCACAATGGGAGGGCCTGATTGCATTTTTCTTTTAGATGTAGGGGTATGTGTGTTAATATGTTGCCAAGTCAGCTCCTTACATTccggccccacttgtcagaaagtgattAAACGGGCTAAATCATCTgatcagtgttttttgcaaaaagttTACCGAGTGCGCGGTGATTTTTACAAATGATTAGGGACCATGTGATTTTTTTTGCAGAAGAAGCCCGAAATATGGTGGTTTTATGCAAATAACTCCACCAAATCAACTACTATATTGCAATAGCACAAACATGCTTACATATGGTAACAACAAGCAAGTAATATGTGCGACATGCAAATCTATATATGTATGCAGGTGACATTCTTCAAGTGTGGTGGAGTGGCCTTAGGGACGGCAACGCACCAAGGCGCTATGGATGGCACTGCCGCGTTTCACTTCTTCCAGACATGGTCAGCCTTCTCCAGGGATGGCGACCGGGATGTGGTGAAGTTCCCCTACCTTGACCGCACACTCTTATGTGCGCGCGACCCACCCATTATTCATCCGGACACCCTCTCCCTATTCCGCCTCAAGACAACGAACTTGTCCCAGCCGCCGGCGCCGGGGCCTGTAGTCGTCAACGAGGTTTTCACCCTTCGCAAGGATCAAATTTCCGCTCTTAAGCACATGTGTGGTGGCGGCCGTGTGAGCACCTTCAGCGCCGTGAGTGCATACATGTGGCGGTGCATGTGCTTAGCCCGGCGGCTACCTCCAGACTCCACGACGCGCCTCGAGTTCCCGGCCAACTTCCGACGCAGCATTGCGCCACCGCTCCCGGACGTCTACTTCGGCAACGCGATGTTGCAAGTAAGTGTCGCCGACAAAACGTGGGACGTCGTCTCGGGCAATCTAGCCTACGTCGCGCACCGGATCAGAGACACCCTCGGCCGGGTGAACGACGAGCTGGTGCGTTCGGCGGTCGACTACCTCGAGCTCGACCTGGCAGAGAGGGACAACCGCCCGGCTATCGGCGTTCTGCCAGCGACGGACCTGTGCGTGGTCAGCTGGCTCGGCATGCCCTTGTACGATGTGGATTTCGGCTGGGGAAAGCCGTTGGCTATGTTGCGTGCCGAGCAAAACCGCGGAGGTTTCGTGCTCATGATGAACGGCGCGCAGGGGGATGGCAGCGTGCGCCTGTCCATGTCCATAGAGGCTGCAATTCTCAAGGACTTCCAGCGTTTCTTCTATACAAAGCTGGATAGCAAGGTGTATTCCAAGTTCTAGCCGGCTGTATATACCTCCATTATTTCTGTCGAATGATTTTCTTCCACTAGATCTAGAACTAATTATCTGTATGTCTCAGACGGTATCGAAGATATGCTCAATTGTGCTTAGCTAAGGGAGATAAACTAGTACGATGGCCTGCACATTTGCACGGCTAGCTAGATTGATTATATATGCTTGTTCTGACATTTGTGTAGATGCAACTAGCTAAGCGATATTTAATATGACTACATTGACATTGGTATGTCATTGCAAATATATAAACCTAGCAGTATGACACGTGCATTTGTGTGGCCAGATTAGTTATGTGTTATTTGATTTGTGTGATTTTGTATTTATATATTTATTATTATATAGGTTCTGAACCATTGGCAAATCACTAGATGCATAATATTTGAAATTATAAAAAAGCTTGTAACCATAATACACCATGCAAAAATATACTTGGCTTTACTTTTGAGAACGTCATTTATCACATGTAAAACCCTGTTGTTGTATCTCACTAAAAAAAACTTGCTGTTGTCCATATTCCAATTATGTTTTTTAGTTAGAAAAATTACTTGTCTCCAGATGCTTCTAGGCCGGCCCTCTCATCATTctaatttctttcttttttttgagaaattttccgatctattcatcaactatcaagatagtacaaagaacaccagaagtaaaaattacatctaggtccgtagaccacctagcgacgactacaagcactagagcgagccgaaggcgcgcagCCGTCAACGCTCCTCCCACGTCGGAGCCAGGCGAacattgttgtagtagatagtTGGGAAGTCGTCGCTATGGCCTCATAGGACCAGGCGGATCCATCGAAGACAAACACCGACTGGATCCCATGATATCcaccagagacacacctccacacatccTCCGATGATGCTAGAAGCATCGCCAGAACGGGGCCTAggtggggagaaccttattccagcTTCAAGAAGCCGTCGCCGCCACCTCGACTTCTTGAGCATGGCATAAATCCTAACAAAACTCAGAAAAACACCTAAAACGaaggcaagggccgggatccaccgtgCCTCCATGGTCAAAGGACCATAGGAGGTGAGACGGACCGGCAATGGGCCGGCAAGAGGTAGGAAAACCCTAGACGAGAGTTCACAGGAGGCAGGAGCCATCACTCTAATTTCTGTTAGTGCATGTTATCGATATTATCAAAATATATTCCGCTTACCCTTGTAACATCTTTTTTTAGTGGTCCATCCTTCTGCACAACTTATATTTAATTAAATAACTGATGCAGTGTTTTTCTTACAACATGTTCCCTAATTTTAGATTCGCTCTTTGCCATAGCTTGTTATTCACACTACTGAAAAAACGTTGTTTGCCTACTGCATATCTGTTTGTCGAGTTCCTTTTCGCGGACACTCGACAAACAAGGTTGTTGCCAATTACCACAGAATAAACTACTCGACAAAAGGAGGGAACTCGGTAAGGCAGTGTGGTTTGTCAAGTGCCGCGTAGAAAATGCTCGGTAAACATATGATACTCGGCAAATACAACGCACGACACTTGACTAAGCACACTTATGCCACGTGTTCCTTCCCACCGCAGCTGACCACGCTGTGAGGGCGGGGCTGTGACACTCGGCAAacctttttatttcctttttcaaaATGAAGAAAGTGCTTGCAGAGTACACGGTAAATAACActtggattttttttccttttctttcctttcctttgtcTTATtagcttttctttcctttttctttgtttctttccctctttcttttttctttcttttcttttatttgcttttctttcttctctttctttcttctcgGGTCAGGTTTGCATGGGAAGTGTCATGTCGCTTCATCTGCTGGCCTTGAAAAAAATCACACTCAACACACAATATTAAATGTAACATCTCAAAAATGGGCATTTTCTGTGGTCTGTTTGTTATATTAAAGTCATTAAAtgcatttctaggcatttaatTGATCAATTCAAATTCCAACTACTAcctccgtcacagtttagaaggcacagttaaatttgcgtgtgtttccacaatagacaaggtttagggcgcattgcatttatttctaatAGCTAACTAGTACTCTGATGTACTATTCCTATATGCATGCGTggtgtgaatgctattttttagcccatctcacaaccaatagataaccacctaggtcCCTGAGATTTtccaagcgcgccttctaaaccgtgacggagggagtacatgtacaTGAAATTATGGCCAGAAGTGGGTTGAAAAATCTTATTTGTGGTCTTTAGTATATGTTTAGCCCTTATACCACAAAAGGAAAGGAGTGCCAAACACGAGGGGCCGAGACTCATGCAACAATGTGGATCTTAGAAGTTATTTAATTATGAAAAATTCAAACTAAGCCGGAAAACAATGAAACATGCCATGGTGTCATTATATGACCCCTAGAGGTTGAGATAAAATTTGAGAATGTTTCACAAAACTTTGTTACATAGAATGCTTAAAAACCGGATCATCTCTAAGGAAGAATCTGGATTTGGATCAGGTTTGGAGACAAAATGACCGATGCTTTATCCATTGGCCTTGAAA
Protein-coding regions in this window:
- the LOC123165169 gene encoding putrescine hydroxycinnamoyltransferase 1-like, which encodes MAAGEEEVLVVESCFVTPAVDTPRKALWLSPLDIMLASRGYTPLVHFYRPCVDETSAQDFFDVTKLKTALGKALVAFYPMAGRLRVGAHGRLEIDCNGKGMLFLMAYSRLTINDFRDLKPSSKLRRLFVPRMDDSSAILCATQVTFFKCGGVALGTATHQGAMDGTAAFHFFQTWSAFSRDGDRDVVKFPYLDRTLLCARDPPIIHPDTLSLFRLKTTNLSQPPAPGPVVVNEVFTLRKDQISALKHMCGGGRVSTFSAVSAYMWRCMCLARRLPPDSTTRLEFPANFRRSIAPPLPDVYFGNAMLQVSVADKTWDVVSGNLAYVAHRIRDTLGRVNDELVRSAVDYLELDLAERDNRPAIGVLPATDLCVVSWLGMPLYDVDFGWGKPLAMLRAEQNRGGFVLMMNGAQGDGSVRLSMSIEAAILKDFQRFFYTKLDSKVYSKF